TTTTTGACACTTCTTCCGCGCTGGGAATAGTACGAATTTACACAAAAAGAGCGATTCAAGCAATGGAAGAGATTTTGGGCAAAACAGATACGACCGACGGCGAAGAACATCAATTTTTGGACGTGGAGTTCAGCAAGATTTTGAACCAGGAACTGGAAAAAGCTTTCAAACTTTAAAACGCCAACTTCAACAATTTCAGGGAATAGTAGATGTTCATCAATTGGGCGACAAATGAAATTACGTTAAAAATTGTCTATTACGGACCCGGATTGGGGGGCAAGACAACCAGCCTGCAGCACATTTACCGGCATCTCGATCCGTCGCTGCGCGGCAATTTGGTCACGCTGAACACACGCGAAGATCGCACTCTGTTTTTCGATTTTTTACAACTCGATTTCGGAAAAATTTTGCATCGCCGGCCGCGGTTTAATCTTTACACTGTCCCGGGCCAGGTTTACTACTCCGAAAGCCGCCGCATCATCCTGTCCGGCGTGGACGGAATCGTTTTTGTCGCTGACGCCCAAAAAGAGAGAATGGACGATAATTTAGAGTCGCTGTTAGACCTTGAGAATAATTTGATCGGCATGGGAAAAACACTGCAACACTTCCCCTGGGTGTTGCAAATTAATAAAGTTGATCTTCCAAATCGCGAACATCCAAAAATTTTGAGACAAAAATTAAATTATTTTCAGGTGCCTCAAATCGAAAGCATTGCCACCAAGGGAACCGGCGTCATGCAGGCGCTAAAACTCATTCTGTCAATTGTTGTCAAAAAAATTCAGGCGCAGCCGCAACCTCAGCAAGAAGCAAAAAGGACATACGTATGAGCAAAGAATTATCGCCGCAGGAACAAATCCAGAAATTCATGTCTGAAATCATCAAAGACGGGAATTACGAGACAGCCTATCTGTTTTCCGAAGAAGGACTCACGTTAGCGCGCACAACAAAAGAGCAGCTCATTGAAGAAGACCGCTTTGTGGAAATGTCGATGATTCTGCAAAATATTCAACGCATGGCAGACGTCATGGGCGGCATCAACGACATTCGCGAGTTGATCATCGACGGCAACAATCGCCGAAAAATTGTGTTTCGCTTTTTTCACGCCTTTGATCAGGATTTAGTGCTGGCGCTCATCATCCCCCCGCGCAAACCATACCGTGGTCTGACAAATAAGCTTGTTCGACTGGTACAAAAAATTTCACACGGAGACGCAAAGCCACAAAGTTAAAAAAAATTAGATTCTTTCTTCGTGGCTCCGCGCCTTGGTGTGAAAAAAATCTCTCACACGGGGACACAAAGCCACAAAGATTTTTAATAAAATAGTCAGTTGAAGCAATCAATAAATTACTTTTTTCTTCGTGGCTCCGTGGCTTGGTGTGAAGAAAATCCCTCACACGGGGGCGCAAAGCCACAAAGTTAAAAAAGTTAGATTCTTTCTTTGTGGGCTCCGTGCCTTGGTGTGAGACTAAAAAATATCACATAGAACATAAGTCAAACTTTGCGGCTTTGGTTTGGCAGGTTTTTGAAAGCGGTTTCTCAAATTTTTGAAGAACCGCTTGTTTTTTTTAGATATTTT
This sequence is a window from Calditrichota bacterium. Protein-coding genes within it:
- a CDS encoding GTPase domain-containing protein; amino-acid sequence: MFINWATNEITLKIVYYGPGLGGKTTSLQHIYRHLDPSLRGNLVTLNTREDRTLFFDFLQLDFGKILHRRPRFNLYTVPGQVYYSESRRIILSGVDGIVFVADAQKERMDDNLESLLDLENNLIGMGKTLQHFPWVLQINKVDLPNREHPKILRQKLNYFQVPQIESIATKGTGVMQALKLILSIVVKKIQAQPQPQQEAKRTYV